One region of Mesobacillus boroniphilus genomic DNA includes:
- a CDS encoding response regulator transcription factor: protein MKRILLAEDEEILRMLIVDTLEDENYQVDEAADGQEALSFLNDEKYDLVVIDYMMPSYSGLEVIEKVRQGGKNIDVPILMLSAKSQLLEQEKAIGAGADFFIAKPFSPLELLGKVRDILSEKNTIQKK, encoded by the coding sequence GTGAAAAGGATTTTGCTTGCAGAGGATGAAGAAATTTTAAGGATGCTCATCGTTGATACTCTTGAAGATGAAAACTATCAGGTAGATGAAGCAGCAGACGGGCAGGAGGCTTTGAGTTTCCTGAATGATGAAAAGTATGATTTGGTCGTGATCGACTATATGATGCCTTCATATTCTGGGCTGGAAGTCATCGAGAAGGTACGTCAGGGTGGAAAGAATATAGATGTTCCGATTTTGATGCTTTCTGCCAAAAGCCAGTTATTAGAACAAGAAAAAGCTATAGGGGCCGGGGCAGACTTCTTCATTGCCAAGCCTTTCAGCCCTTTAGAACTACTGGGAAAAGTGAGAGACATACTAAGTGAAAAAAATACAATTCAAAAAAAATAG
- a CDS encoding NCS2 family permease codes for MFKLKENNTNVKTEMIAGLTTFFTMVYIVVVNPIILADAGVPFEQVFTATIIAAVIGTLWMALFANYPIAIAPGMGLNAYFAYSVVGNNQNISYETAFAAVFIAGLIFVILSLTPFREKLIEAIPANLKHGITAGIGLFIAFIGLRLTGIITDHPSNLVGLGDLHSPSAVLALIGLAVTLVLMVLKVNGALFLGMVVTALIAFFTGQLDFKEGFMSMPSLPEGMIVLNPWTALMDVVQNSLYAVVFSFILVTIFDTTGTMIGVAHQAGLMKGNSMPRAREALLSDSIATAAGAMFGTSPTTAYIESSSGVAAGGRTGLTSLTVAGLFILAAFFGPLVSAVSGLSAITAPALIIVGSLMMGSISQISWDELDEAFPAFLIILSMPLTSSIATGIALGFISYPLLKVVKGQWRDVHPLLYVFAVLFFYQLAFLPH; via the coding sequence ATGTTTAAATTAAAAGAGAACAACACGAATGTAAAAACAGAAATGATTGCCGGTTTAACGACCTTTTTCACAATGGTCTATATCGTTGTCGTCAATCCTATCATCCTGGCTGATGCCGGCGTTCCCTTTGAGCAAGTTTTTACAGCGACAATCATCGCTGCTGTAATCGGTACGCTGTGGATGGCCTTATTTGCTAATTATCCAATCGCGATCGCTCCTGGTATGGGGCTGAACGCTTACTTTGCCTACTCTGTTGTTGGCAACAACCAGAACATTTCATATGAGACAGCATTCGCTGCGGTTTTCATCGCGGGTTTAATATTTGTCATCCTGTCACTGACTCCATTCCGTGAAAAGTTGATTGAAGCTATTCCAGCCAACTTAAAGCACGGAATCACCGCAGGTATTGGACTTTTTATTGCTTTCATCGGTTTGCGTCTTACAGGAATCATCACCGACCACCCATCGAACTTGGTAGGCCTTGGGGATCTGCATTCCCCATCTGCAGTGCTGGCATTGATTGGTCTTGCGGTCACGCTTGTCTTAATGGTGCTTAAAGTGAATGGAGCATTGTTCCTGGGAATGGTTGTCACTGCATTGATCGCCTTCTTCACTGGCCAATTGGACTTCAAAGAAGGTTTCATGTCTATGCCATCACTTCCTGAAGGCATGATTGTCCTGAATCCATGGACAGCATTGATGGATGTTGTACAAAACAGCTTATACGCAGTTGTCTTTTCTTTTATCCTGGTGACAATCTTTGATACTACTGGAACAATGATCGGTGTAGCCCACCAGGCAGGCTTGATGAAAGGAAATTCAATGCCGCGTGCAAGAGAAGCATTGCTGTCGGACTCGATCGCAACTGCCGCTGGTGCTATGTTCGGAACAAGTCCGACGACGGCATATATTGAATCATCATCAGGTGTTGCAGCAGGAGGACGTACAGGCCTCACTTCCCTTACAGTGGCTGGGCTTTTCATCCTCGCTGCATTCTTCGGACCGCTTGTCAGTGCAGTTTCCGGATTGTCAGCAATTACTGCTCCGGCACTGATCATTGTCGGAAGCTTGATGATGGGCAGTATTTCACAAATCAGCTGGGACGAGCTTGACGAAGCATTCCCTGCTTTCCTGATCATCTTGAGCATGCCGCTTACATCAAGCATCGCAACCGGCATCGCGCTTGGATTCATTTCCTATCCTTTACTGAAAGTAGTGAAAGGACAATGGCGTGATGTTCACCCGCTGCTTTACGTTTTTGCAGTGCTGTTCTTTTACCAGCTTGCTTTCTTGCCACACTAA
- a CDS encoding H-type small acid-soluble spore protein, translating to MDLNRVKQILSSSAEIDVTYNGASVWIDHLNEDGRTATVHLRGPLEERTTVEITELQERS from the coding sequence ATGGATTTGAATCGAGTAAAACAAATATTGTCATCGTCTGCAGAAATAGATGTTACTTATAATGGTGCATCCGTGTGGATTGATCATTTGAATGAGGATGGACGCACTGCGACTGTTCATCTGCGCGGACCGCTGGAAGAAAGGACAACTGTGGAGATTACCGAGCTGCAGGAAAGGTCTTAA
- a CDS encoding YitT family protein, with translation MTGKILAVFVGSMLLGVGVNGFLVPHHLLDGGMIGIGLIMHYFYGWPTGLTMIFLSIPLYLLAWILERKYFFHSLHGLLISSLFIDLFAPVEQGLHIGILPSAIIGGLLVGCGIGLMLRYETSTGGTDLLAQLIHKFSSLNVGLLIFMIDGLVVLSGLKVIGMEKFMYSLLTITCVGLMTSLCVIKRDSTII, from the coding sequence ATGACAGGTAAGATTCTCGCGGTGTTTGTTGGAAGTATGTTACTGGGGGTTGGAGTCAATGGCTTTCTTGTGCCTCACCATCTACTCGACGGCGGAATGATCGGTATCGGTTTAATCATGCACTATTTCTATGGCTGGCCGACTGGCTTGACCATGATTTTTCTAAGTATTCCATTATACTTACTGGCCTGGATACTGGAGCGAAAATACTTTTTTCATAGTCTGCACGGATTGTTGATATCAAGCCTGTTCATCGACTTGTTCGCTCCAGTGGAACAAGGGCTGCACATAGGCATTTTGCCAAGTGCGATCATAGGCGGCCTATTAGTCGGCTGCGGAATCGGCTTGATGCTGCGCTATGAAACAAGCACTGGCGGAACTGACCTGTTAGCCCAGTTGATCCATAAATTTTCATCTTTGAATGTTGGACTCTTGATTTTCATGATAGATGGCCTTGTGGTTTTGTCAGGGTTAAAAGTGATCGGAATGGAAAAATTCATGTACTCTCTGCTGACAATAACATGTGTAGGTTTGATGACATCTTTGTGTGTGATTAAAAGAGATAGTACTATAATCTAA
- a CDS encoding ATP-binding protein, with translation MKKIQFKKNSIVRRFIYLMSVFITAFLILAAILLYSFSNLNQTYTNKNRELEKKERLAEEIGVTFNETVSNIRGYIAYGNNELKEAALSGEPKIRDMASEFREIATDSKDQDFINQVDIFADYYFVSILPKALEDYENNDVESVITTANTGATSRINFFKQEMKGYLQEINIQIDENLEELAKIQAYVQIGFVSFVLIFLIVLLRIIRLMFSEIAKPLAGFAAAANEIANGREAVIEVNADRNDELGVLSVAFNRMIESIQDNEQNLLAQNEELVAQQDELQAQQLELEEALEIVKDNEQKLNSRNELINKIANSLDKQEVLESAVMNMCPIINAEKGIIAFIHDDSYASFGISPDGVKQFRDNLLFSGIVERLQVERKPFVTKREASKEEKGFHITKLFSHDLYLPIFLSGKKLVAVMAFSRSDAPFDFRMMEEYEALAKNVGIALDKINLYHKSEEARRLNQDILDTIQEGVQLVNTNGEILQVNKKFCELFGCSDKLQEISGGSWDEWTSLLSRSIADPQYFIEFLKTELSSLEKISPKESHFIYKNNGGQVFKVYCEGLFHENIKLGTIFVHRNITKEFEVDRIKSEFVSTVSHELRTPLASILGFTELILTRELKPDRQKKYLSTIYNEAGRLTALINDFLDIQRMESGNQGYERQQLELLPIIQKVVELQKIHSDKHDLILEVIGGSDNVLGDPEKLEQALTNLVHNAIKYSPEGGEVRITLFEKDSFVTIQIQDEGLGIPPEAIDKVFEKFYRVDNSDRRSIGGTGLGLAIVKEIVHVHDGSINVDSEYGKGSTFTISLPVLPALSAVTSK, from the coding sequence GTGAAAAAAATACAATTCAAAAAAAATAGCATTGTCCGTCGTTTCATTTACCTGATGAGCGTCTTTATCACCGCATTCTTGATTCTTGCAGCAATCCTGCTGTATTCCTTTTCCAACTTGAATCAAACCTATACAAACAAAAACAGGGAGCTTGAAAAGAAAGAACGGCTTGCAGAGGAAATTGGCGTAACCTTCAATGAAACAGTTTCGAATATTCGCGGATATATAGCATATGGAAATAATGAGTTGAAAGAAGCTGCCCTTTCCGGGGAACCGAAGATAAGGGATATGGCCAGTGAATTCAGAGAGATCGCGACGGACTCAAAGGACCAAGATTTCATTAACCAGGTTGATATATTTGCAGACTATTATTTTGTTTCCATTCTGCCAAAAGCTCTTGAGGATTATGAAAATAATGATGTCGAATCGGTCATTACGACAGCCAATACAGGAGCTACGAGCAGGATAAACTTTTTTAAACAGGAAATGAAGGGCTACCTCCAGGAAATCAATATTCAAATAGATGAAAACCTGGAGGAGCTGGCAAAGATCCAGGCGTATGTTCAAATTGGCTTTGTTTCTTTTGTCCTCATCTTCTTAATTGTACTTCTGCGGATTATCAGGCTGATGTTCAGTGAAATCGCCAAACCACTTGCAGGGTTTGCTGCTGCAGCGAATGAAATCGCCAACGGCAGGGAAGCGGTAATTGAAGTCAATGCAGACCGTAATGATGAACTCGGAGTTTTATCCGTTGCTTTCAATAGAATGATCGAGAGCATCCAGGATAATGAGCAAAACTTGCTGGCACAAAATGAAGAGCTGGTCGCCCAGCAGGATGAGCTTCAGGCTCAGCAGCTGGAGCTGGAGGAGGCTCTTGAAATTGTAAAAGACAATGAGCAGAAGCTTAACAGCCGGAATGAGCTGATAAACAAAATCGCCAATTCACTCGATAAGCAGGAAGTGCTTGAGAGTGCCGTCATGAATATGTGCCCGATTATAAACGCTGAAAAAGGCATTATTGCCTTCATCCATGATGATTCCTATGCTTCGTTTGGAATCTCACCAGATGGAGTCAAACAGTTTAGGGACAATCTGTTATTCAGTGGAATAGTCGAGCGCCTGCAAGTAGAAAGAAAGCCATTTGTCACGAAGCGGGAGGCTTCCAAGGAGGAAAAAGGCTTCCATATAACGAAACTGTTTTCGCACGATTTATACCTCCCAATCTTTTTATCTGGGAAAAAGCTGGTTGCCGTCATGGCGTTCAGCCGTTCTGACGCTCCTTTTGATTTTCGGATGATGGAAGAATACGAGGCACTGGCTAAAAACGTGGGAATCGCATTAGATAAAATCAACCTCTACCATAAGTCAGAAGAAGCCAGAAGGCTTAACCAGGATATCCTTGACACCATCCAGGAAGGAGTCCAACTCGTCAATACGAACGGTGAAATCCTTCAGGTGAACAAGAAGTTTTGCGAGTTGTTCGGCTGCTCGGATAAGCTCCAGGAAATAAGTGGAGGTTCATGGGATGAGTGGACGAGCCTGCTAAGCAGGTCGATTGCCGATCCCCAGTATTTTATCGAGTTTCTGAAGACAGAATTGTCCAGTCTTGAAAAAATCTCCCCAAAAGAGAGCCATTTTATTTATAAAAATAATGGCGGGCAGGTTTTTAAGGTTTATTGTGAAGGATTGTTCCATGAGAATATAAAGTTGGGTACCATTTTTGTCCATCGCAACATAACGAAAGAGTTTGAGGTGGACAGGATTAAATCCGAATTTGTCAGCACAGTCAGCCATGAGCTGAGGACGCCGCTAGCAAGCATTCTAGGCTTTACAGAATTGATCCTGACGAGAGAATTGAAGCCTGACCGCCAGAAAAAGTATTTATCCACGATCTACAATGAGGCTGGACGGCTAACTGCCTTAATCAATGACTTCCTTGATATCCAGCGGATGGAATCAGGAAACCAAGGTTATGAGAGACAGCAATTAGAATTACTTCCAATCATCCAGAAGGTAGTCGAGCTTCAGAAAATCCACTCAGATAAACATGATTTAATTCTTGAAGTGATTGGAGGAAGCGACAATGTGTTAGGGGACCCGGAGAAATTGGAACAGGCCCTTACCAACCTTGTCCATAACGCGATAAAATACTCACCAGAAGGCGGAGAAGTCAGGATTACCCTTTTCGAAAAAGACAGCTTTGTGACCATTCAAATACAGGATGAAGGTCTAGGCATTCCTCCTGAAGCGATTGATAAAGTGTTCGAAAAGTTTTATCGAGTCGATAACTCGGATCGAAGGTCGATAGGCGGCACGGGACTGGGCCTTGCGATTGTCAAAGAAATCGTCCATGTCCATGATGGCAGCATAAATGTAGACTCGGAATATGGAAAAGGCAGCACTTTTACCATATCGTTGCCGGTACTACCTGCACTATCTGCAGTAACCAGCAAATAG
- a CDS encoding L-cystine transporter: protein MLGIIAVLFYMQKKHVSFSKRVFIALGIGIVFGFALQFIYGAGSEVITKSADWFSIVGSGYVKFLQMIVMPLVFISILAAFTKLKLTNNIGKISTLILGLLVGTTAVAAAVGIATAVGFDLEAVQITQGEAEQARAAKLEETYGGIEGRTMPQQILDLLPANPFLDFTGARPTSTISVVIFAAFLGIAFLGVRRKSPDQAELFAKIVDAFYAVIMRVVTLILRLTPYGVLAIMTKTVALSDFDAILKLGKFVAASYVALAIMFIIHLLLLTIAGLNPVTYIKKAFPVLAFAFTSRTSAGALPLNIKTQRSLGVPEGIANFAGSFGLSIGQNGCAGIYPAMLAVMIAPTVGVDPLTPSFIATLIAIVAISSFGVAGVGGGATFAALLVLSALNMPVALAGLLISIEPLIDMGRTAVNVSGAMTSGILTSRITKEIDSSVYTDMNQKIEAEA from the coding sequence ATGCTAGGCATCATTGCCGTTCTTTTTTACATGCAAAAGAAGCATGTATCATTTTCTAAACGAGTATTCATTGCACTGGGAATTGGAATTGTTTTCGGTTTTGCATTGCAATTCATTTATGGAGCGGGATCTGAGGTCATCACGAAAAGTGCTGACTGGTTCTCGATTGTGGGAAGCGGTTATGTAAAGTTCCTGCAAATGATCGTTATGCCGCTAGTATTTATATCCATTCTGGCTGCTTTCACGAAGCTTAAGCTGACCAATAACATCGGTAAAATCAGTACATTGATTCTCGGCCTGCTGGTAGGCACAACTGCTGTTGCCGCCGCGGTTGGAATTGCTACTGCTGTTGGTTTTGACCTTGAAGCAGTTCAGATCACACAGGGGGAAGCGGAACAAGCACGTGCTGCAAAGCTTGAGGAAACCTATGGTGGAATCGAAGGGCGTACGATGCCGCAGCAAATTCTTGATCTATTGCCTGCTAACCCATTCCTTGACTTCACGGGTGCACGCCCAACGTCTACAATTTCTGTCGTTATTTTCGCAGCATTCTTAGGAATCGCTTTTCTTGGAGTCAGAAGAAAGTCTCCTGATCAGGCAGAGCTTTTTGCCAAGATTGTTGATGCTTTCTATGCAGTCATCATGAGGGTGGTCACGCTGATCCTGCGTCTGACTCCATATGGTGTTCTTGCCATCATGACAAAGACTGTTGCCTTAAGTGATTTCGACGCAATCTTGAAACTAGGTAAATTCGTAGCTGCTTCATATGTTGCTCTTGCAATCATGTTCATCATCCACTTGTTATTATTGACGATTGCTGGCTTGAATCCAGTCACATATATTAAAAAAGCATTTCCTGTTCTCGCGTTTGCTTTCACTTCAAGAACGAGTGCTGGGGCCTTGCCTTTAAATATTAAAACGCAGCGCTCGCTTGGAGTACCGGAAGGAATTGCGAATTTTGCCGGTTCCTTCGGATTATCTATCGGACAAAACGGCTGCGCTGGCATTTATCCAGCGATGCTTGCCGTCATGATTGCGCCGACAGTAGGTGTTGACCCATTAACACCATCATTCATCGCAACATTGATAGCAATTGTAGCCATCAGTTCCTTCGGCGTAGCCGGAGTCGGAGGCGGGGCAACGTTTGCAGCGTTACTTGTGCTCTCTGCATTGAACATGCCAGTTGCCCTTGCCGGCTTGCTGATCTCAATCGAACCTCTGATTGATATGGGACGCACTGCAGTCAATGTCAGCGGTGCGATGACATCCGGCATCCTGACAAGCAGAATCACAAAAGAAATCGATTCATCAGTCTATACAGATATGAATCAAAAAATTGAAGCCGAAGCTTAA
- a CDS encoding dihydroorotate dehydrogenase, with protein MPDWSYHPLFKPWLSILPGNAGREFIHRGMSILSQLPGGRPFIEFLGHMSPSEKLSRNLFGILFKSPVGLSGKIDPKLSGIHAFPNLGFGAIEVGPITKFPREPETAACLSKTKDALILPEYAETIGHSATKNKLTKSQTVPVMIRLEEPLIIAEHLKDVGDAFIIELDLIQSINDLIHIKKVLENKPVLLAIRHSSVADNLLKLQSASRLVDGIMIKEEFILTDGKQILPLRQTDRIVHAVHMIKNEINLPVVTSGGVAEPADALALFEAGAELVFLSGGYVASGPGLPKRINEALLDELGYERKELPGWIWYWLFGLFILLGGALVLFFSFTKVILFYDEAFLQITRLELMAYNPNLYKFMSHDRMTLAGTMISGGFIYMQLARHGIRYGIHWAKRAFNIGAITGFLGIMLFLGFGYFDWLHGLFWLILLPFYLMGYIKTRSANQSPSSKNRTNHSSWKRAIYGQLLFVILGFSFVAGGFVISTIGATYVFVDTDLKYICMTPDQLNELNEKLIPVIAHDRAGFGSALFSVGLLVLTLSLWGFHEGSVWVWRTFLIGGIPAFTAGIFTHLYIGYIDFIHLLPAYFALALYIGGLWLTKDYFKSRI; from the coding sequence ATGCCTGATTGGTCATATCACCCTTTATTTAAACCATGGCTGTCCATTCTGCCCGGAAATGCAGGACGTGAATTTATCCACCGTGGAATGTCCATCCTTTCACAGCTTCCAGGGGGCAGGCCCTTCATCGAGTTTCTTGGACATATGTCACCCTCGGAAAAATTGTCACGCAATCTGTTTGGGATTCTTTTCAAAAGCCCGGTTGGCTTAAGCGGGAAGATTGACCCGAAATTATCGGGAATCCACGCCTTCCCGAATCTTGGCTTTGGTGCCATTGAAGTTGGTCCCATCACCAAATTTCCGAGAGAGCCTGAAACAGCAGCATGTCTTTCAAAAACAAAAGATGCCTTGATCCTGCCTGAATATGCCGAGACAATTGGACATTCCGCCACGAAAAACAAACTAACAAAATCACAGACAGTGCCAGTCATGATCCGACTTGAGGAACCGCTAATCATTGCGGAGCATTTAAAAGATGTTGGCGATGCCTTCATAATCGAATTAGATTTAATCCAGAGCATTAATGATCTCATACATATAAAAAAGGTTCTTGAAAACAAGCCTGTTCTTTTAGCTATTAGGCATTCGTCTGTTGCTGACAATCTCTTGAAGCTTCAATCAGCAAGTCGACTTGTAGACGGAATCATGATTAAAGAAGAATTTATTTTAACGGACGGCAAACAAATCCTCCCGCTCCGACAAACAGATAGAATAGTCCATGCTGTTCACATGATAAAAAATGAAATTAATTTACCGGTCGTTACCTCTGGAGGCGTTGCTGAACCCGCCGATGCGCTCGCCCTTTTTGAGGCAGGTGCGGAACTAGTCTTTTTATCAGGGGGCTATGTCGCATCAGGACCAGGTTTGCCAAAAAGAATTAATGAAGCGCTTCTTGACGAACTAGGATACGAGAGGAAAGAGCTTCCTGGCTGGATCTGGTATTGGCTGTTCGGACTTTTCATACTGCTTGGAGGAGCCTTGGTCTTATTCTTTAGTTTCACGAAGGTCATCCTCTTCTATGATGAAGCATTCTTGCAAATTACCCGGCTTGAATTGATGGCCTATAATCCCAATCTTTATAAATTCATGTCACATGACAGGATGACACTCGCCGGGACGATGATTTCCGGGGGCTTCATCTATATGCAGCTTGCGCGCCATGGCATCCGCTATGGAATCCACTGGGCAAAAAGAGCTTTCAATATCGGGGCGATTACTGGATTCCTGGGGATCATGCTTTTTCTTGGATTCGGTTATTTCGACTGGCTGCACGGTTTGTTCTGGCTCATTTTGCTGCCTTTTTACCTCATGGGCTACATAAAAACACGCTCAGCAAATCAATCACCTTCGTCAAAAAACCGTACAAACCATTCATCCTGGAAGAGAGCCATATATGGCCAGTTATTGTTTGTCATCCTTGGTTTCTCCTTTGTGGCAGGCGGGTTCGTAATATCGACAATTGGGGCGACATATGTCTTTGTTGATACCGACCTGAAATATATTTGCATGACACCAGACCAATTGAATGAACTGAACGAAAAACTGATCCCAGTCATCGCACATGACCGCGCAGGCTTTGGCAGCGCACTCTTCAGTGTTGGCTTACTTGTACTAACTCTGTCGCTATGGGGATTCCATGAAGGGTCTGTCTGGGTATGGAGAACCTTCCTGATTGGAGGAATTCCCGCTTTTACAGCAGGAATTTTCACGCACCTTTATATAGGTTACATTGATTTTATCCACCTGCTGCCTGCCTATTTTGCATTGGCGCTATATATTGGCGGGTTATGGCTTACGAAAGATTACTTCAAATCTAGAATATGA
- a CDS encoding DUF302 domain-containing protein, producing the protein MFHHTIEVDKSMNEAVSALEASLKNEKFGVLWSLNMKETLAGKGVELDGDYIILEVCNPHEAKRVLEKNPIVSYFLPCKIVVYKDNGITKVGLPKPAELIKFVENDDLQAIAADIEKRLIGAIDDIK; encoded by the coding sequence ATGTTCCATCATACTATTGAAGTGGACAAGTCAATGAATGAAGCAGTATCTGCACTTGAAGCAAGCTTGAAAAATGAAAAATTTGGTGTACTTTGGTCTCTGAATATGAAGGAAACATTAGCTGGTAAAGGTGTGGAACTTGACGGTGACTATATCATCCTGGAAGTGTGCAACCCGCATGAAGCGAAAAGAGTACTTGAAAAGAATCCTATTGTAAGCTATTTTCTCCCTTGTAAAATTGTAGTATATAAAGATAATGGTATAACCAAGGTTGGCCTTCCGAAGCCAGCGGAACTGATTAAATTTGTTGAAAATGATGATTTACAAGCAATCGCCGCAGATATTGAAAAAAGGCTGATTGGTGCAATTGACGATATTAAATAA